One segment of Rhodopirellula baltica SH 1 DNA contains the following:
- the lpxB gene encoding lipid-A-disaccharide synthase has product MTKTIFFSVGEPSGDQHAARLIRQLANPGGMAMRNDERIICRGFGGPSMLAAGCRVDLDLTRHAVVGIVEVLPKLREFFRFADQAEDIFRSGSVDSVVLVDFPGFNWHIAKRAKKYGIPVHYYCPPQLWAWGAWRVRKMKRSVDHVVAVLPVEQSFFNRHQIPVSLVGHPFFDAVAEQKLDTAVMRRFQSQQNSGDRVVAVLPGSRDHEVRANFPIQLETIRRLDRELSQSGENVRFAVAAYRDKQCLWCREQLSEEDKDLPIDFYVDCTSEIIEAAHCAMMVSGSVSLELLARETPAAVIYRVGRVLHAVGKRVLKIDSVTLPNLMAGRKLFPEFISVGDPAPAVDFLTETMRAMLQDSFYYAKIRRDLQKLRDEHARPGASQRAAELLRSKLFGDLETLPEKNSFGMQTQMRDAA; this is encoded by the coding sequence GTGACCAAGACCATCTTTTTTTCCGTCGGGGAACCCAGCGGTGACCAACACGCCGCTCGATTGATTCGTCAATTGGCGAATCCCGGTGGTATGGCGATGCGAAACGACGAACGAATCATTTGCCGTGGTTTTGGCGGCCCCTCGATGCTGGCGGCCGGTTGCCGCGTCGACTTGGACCTGACTCGGCACGCCGTTGTCGGAATTGTGGAGGTCCTTCCAAAGCTTCGTGAATTTTTCCGCTTTGCCGACCAAGCCGAAGACATTTTCCGCTCCGGATCAGTGGACTCGGTCGTTCTGGTCGATTTCCCCGGATTCAATTGGCACATCGCAAAACGAGCCAAGAAGTACGGCATTCCGGTTCACTACTATTGCCCGCCGCAACTTTGGGCGTGGGGTGCATGGCGAGTTCGCAAAATGAAACGCAGCGTCGATCACGTGGTCGCCGTCTTGCCCGTCGAGCAATCGTTTTTCAATCGTCATCAAATCCCGGTCAGCCTCGTCGGGCACCCGTTCTTTGATGCCGTCGCCGAACAAAAACTTGACACCGCGGTCATGCGTCGCTTTCAAAGCCAGCAAAACTCGGGCGATCGCGTCGTCGCGGTCCTGCCTGGTTCACGTGATCACGAAGTCCGGGCGAACTTCCCCATTCAACTGGAAACCATCCGGCGACTGGACCGCGAATTGAGCCAGTCGGGTGAAAACGTGCGGTTCGCCGTCGCCGCGTATCGCGACAAACAATGCCTTTGGTGCCGCGAGCAACTGTCCGAAGAAGACAAAGATTTGCCAATCGACTTTTACGTCGATTGCACATCCGAAATCATCGAAGCCGCCCATTGTGCGATGATGGTCAGCGGCAGCGTCAGCCTGGAATTGCTGGCTCGCGAAACTCCCGCAGCGGTGATTTACCGCGTCGGACGAGTGCTGCACGCCGTCGGCAAACGCGTTCTGAAGATCGACAGCGTCACGCTTCCAAACCTGATGGCTGGACGCAAACTCTTTCCCGAGTTCATATCGGTCGGCGACCCGGCACCCGCGGTCGATTTCCTGACCGAAACCATGCGAGCGATGCTGCAAGACAGCTTCTACTACGCGAAAATCCGGCGAGACCTGCAGAAACTGCGAGATGAACACGCCCGTCCGGGGGCGTCTCAACGAGCCGCGGAATTGCTGCGATCCAAGCTGTTTGGCGACCTCGAAACGCTCCCCGAAAAGAATTCCTTCGGCATGCAAACCCAAATGCGAGACGCTGCGTAA